The Centroberyx gerrardi isolate f3 chromosome 12, fCenGer3.hap1.cur.20231027, whole genome shotgun sequence genome has a window encoding:
- the LOC139913068 gene encoding C-type lectin domain family 17, member A-like: MLENRVSRLGDEMKTLQEERNQLQTKLSELEQTAQICPSGWKPYLSSCYLLSSDRKTWEEARQDCETKRAHLVIINSEAEQIVLNYWLLTLGADGEAWIGLNDQYGQRKWTWVDGSALTVSFWKSEELTPPFYFNCVYSDPAEDGGLESWYYSLCRVNFHWVCEKELKGSI; encoded by the exons ATGTTAGAGAACCGGGTCAGTCGTCTAGGAGATGAGATGAAGACACTTCAGGAGGAAAGAAACCAGCTGCAAACAAAGCTTTCTGAACTGG AACAAACCGCCCAAATCTGTCCCTCAGGATGGAAGCCGTACCTGTCCAGCTGTTACCTGCTCTCTTCTGACAGAAAGACCTGGGAGGAGGCCAGGCAAGACTGTGAGACAAAAAGAGCTCACCTGGTCATCATAAACAGTGAAGCAGAAcag ATAGTGCTCAATTACTGGCTATTAACACTGGGTGCTGATGGTGAAGCGTGGATCGGCTTGAATGATCAGTATGGACAGAGGAAATGGACTTGGGTGGATGGAAGCGCCCTGACTGTTAG TTTCTGGAAAAGTGAGGAGCTGACCCCTCCGTTCTATTTCAACTGTGTGTACTCTGACCCGGCCGAGGACGGGGGCTTGGAGAGCTGGTACTACTCCCTCTGTCGAGTAAACTTCCACTGGGTGTGTGAGAAAGAGCTGAAGGGATCCATCTGA